One segment of Bacteroidia bacterium DNA contains the following:
- a CDS encoding RCC1 repeat-containing protein, whose protein sequence is MKKLLIITIVLLGMSMGANAQAIFSGSTSHSSYSSYFLSNTSGSPRACGNNSNGQLGDGTKTDRSMPVRVSGLSGVTAISAGESHCLFLKKDSSVWSCGSNEDGQLGDGTDTDRLTPVKLSGLTGIIAIA, encoded by the coding sequence ATGAAAAAACTACTAATTATCACCATCGTTCTACTCGGGATGAGCATGGGCGCTAATGCTCAAGCCATATTTTCAGGGAGCACTTCTCATTCTTCTTATTCTTCTTATTTTTTATCCAACACTTCCGGTTCTCCACGGGCTTGCGGAAATAATAGTAATGGACAATTGGGCGATGGAACAAAAACGGATAGATCTATGCCAGTTCGGGTGAGTGGACTATCAGGCGTCACCGCAATATCAGCAGGAGAATCTCATTGCCTATTTCTGAAAAAGGATAGCAGTGTTTGGTCCTGTGGAAGTAATGAAGATGGCCAATTGGGTGATGGAACCGATACAGATAGACTCACACCGGTAAAGTTGAGCGGGTTAACAGGCATCATCGCAATAGC
- a CDS encoding urocanate hydratase: MTIENFQKIISQGIPSELPEIKPFEEAINHAPKRKDILSAEEKKLALRNALRYFDKKHHAILSKEFAKELKDFGRIYMYRFRPDYKIYARPINEYPHKSKQAAAIMHMLSNNLDYAVAQHPHELITYGGNGAVFQNWAQYLLTMKYLSEMTDEQTLAMYSGHPMGLFPSHKEAPRVVITNGMMIPNYSKPDDWERFNALGVTQYGQMTAGSFMYIGPQGIVHGTTITVLNAGRKFTKGGTGLGGKVFVSAGLGGMSGAQPKAAVIAGAIGVIAEVNPKATQTRHSQGWVNEVFDDLDKLIIRIEKARAAKESVSLAYQGNVVDLWEKFAKENVKVELGSDQTSLHNPFAGGYYPAGISFEESKKMMAENPEQFKKEVQKTLVRHVAAVNKMTASGTYFFDYGNAFLLEAGRAGADVFRKGDTEKKLFKYPSYVQDILGPMCFDYGFGPFRWVCTSADAKDLEITDKLAADVLEEMLKTAPDEIKQQLNDNLIWIKAAQENKLVVGSQARILYADAEGRVKIASAFNKAIREKKISAPVVLGRDHHDVSGTDSPYRETSNIYDGSQFTADMAVQNFVGDAFRGATWVSLHNGGGVGWGEVINGGFGMVLDGTDDADRRLTAMLHWDVNNGIARRSWARNEEALFAIKREMQRTPNLKVTLPNIVDDDLLENLF, from the coding sequence ATGACTATCGAAAATTTTCAAAAAATAATTTCTCAGGGAATTCCCTCTGAGTTACCAGAAATAAAACCTTTTGAGGAAGCAATCAATCACGCGCCAAAGCGAAAAGATATTTTATCTGCGGAAGAAAAAAAGTTGGCTTTACGAAATGCTTTGCGTTATTTCGATAAAAAGCATCACGCTATTTTATCCAAAGAATTTGCAAAAGAACTCAAGGATTTCGGACGTATTTACATGTATCGTTTTCGTCCTGATTATAAAATTTATGCCCGCCCGATAAACGAATATCCTCACAAAAGCAAGCAGGCTGCGGCAATTATGCACATGCTCAGTAATAATTTAGATTATGCTGTGGCGCAACATCCGCACGAATTGATTACGTATGGCGGTAACGGTGCGGTTTTCCAGAATTGGGCGCAATATCTTTTAACGATGAAGTATTTATCGGAAATGACGGATGAGCAAACATTGGCAATGTATTCTGGTCATCCGATGGGATTATTTCCTTCGCACAAAGAGGCGCCACGTGTGGTTATAACCAACGGAATGATGATTCCGAATTACAGTAAACCGGACGATTGGGAACGTTTTAACGCTTTGGGCGTAACGCAATATGGACAAATGACAGCAGGTTCATTTATGTATATCGGTCCGCAAGGAATTGTGCACGGCACAACGATTACTGTTTTAAATGCAGGAAGAAAATTTACAAAAGGTGGAACTGGCTTAGGCGGAAAAGTCTTTGTTTCCGCAGGTTTAGGAGGAATGAGCGGAGCACAACCAAAAGCTGCTGTTATTGCGGGAGCAATTGGCGTTATTGCAGAAGTAAATCCGAAAGCTACGCAAACGCGCCATTCGCAAGGTTGGGTAAATGAGGTGTTTGATGATTTAGATAAATTAATTATTCGCATCGAAAAAGCAAGAGCTGCCAAAGAATCCGTATCACTTGCGTATCAAGGAAACGTAGTTGATTTGTGGGAAAAGTTTGCGAAGGAAAACGTAAAAGTAGAATTAGGTTCAGATCAAACATCGCTTCACAATCCTTTTGCTGGTGGTTATTATCCGGCAGGAATTTCTTTTGAGGAATCAAAAAAAATGATGGCAGAAAATCCGGAACAATTTAAAAAAGAAGTTCAAAAAACATTGGTGCGTCATGTAGCAGCTGTCAATAAAATGACCGCTTCTGGAACTTATTTTTTCGATTATGGAAATGCTTTCTTATTGGAAGCAGGAAGGGCAGGAGCAGATGTTTTTAGAAAAGGCGATACCGAAAAAAAACTTTTCAAATATCCATCTTACGTGCAAGATATTTTAGGTCCGATGTGTTTCGATTACGGTTTCGGCCCGTTTAGGTGGGTCTGTACTTCTGCGGATGCAAAAGATTTAGAAATTACCGATAAATTGGCGGCAGATGTGTTGGAAGAAATGTTGAAAACGGCTCCTGATGAAATTAAGCAACAACTCAACGATAATTTAATTTGGATAAAAGCTGCGCAAGAAAATAAATTGGTAGTTGGCTCGCAAGCGCGTATTTTATATGCCGACGCAGAAGGTCGCGTGAAAATTGCAAGTGCGTTTAATAAAGCCATTCGCGAAAAAAAAATTTCCGCGCCCGTTGTTTTGGGAAGAGATCATCACGATGTTTCCGGAACGGATTCGCCTTATCGCGAAACATCTAATATTTACGATGGCTCACAATTTACAGCAGATATGGCGGTGCAAAATTTTGTGGGCGATGCTTTTCGCGGAGCTACTTGGGTGTCCTTGCATAATGGCGGTGGAGTTGGTTGGGGGGAAGTTATCAATGGCGGTTTCGGAATGGTGTTGGATGGAACGGATGATGCCGATAGACGCTTAACAGCAATGTTGCATTGGGATGTAAACAATGGAATTGCGCGCAGAAGTTGGGCGCGAAACGAAGAAGCGTTGTTCGCGATTAAACGTGAAATGCAACGCACGCCCAATTTAAAAGTTACGCTTCCTAATATTGTTGATGACGATTTGCTGGAAAATTTATTTTAA
- a CDS encoding sensor histidine kinase — MKKQSFFLLLYFTLIIGKAQTNSYPDSLLSVLKTSKEDSEKVKTLNELAWEYSSSDLKKARAYGKNSVDLATKLNFYKGRSSAYNTLGNVASDEGKNDEALGFYLLSLKDKETIKDKKGIATVNNNIGIIYRIKGEFKQALNYYNTALTIRQELNNKQGIADCYNNIANIYRDELRFDEAINYMEKSIEIKSELGDKRGIAFTYNNMATIYDDKSDFTLALQYNYKAAKFLEEIKDINSLITVYNNIAVINKKLRNYPDAIKYSKMALTIAEKVGNKSYAVNIYTNLGEIYLDIKNEKEAKANFEKGLSLATQTGEKDDEAQIYEGLGAYYENTNDFKRAELNYTHAIQLAEQMGKARDIARYSYDLATFYYKQKENTLAEKLLNKTIGICKKNGLKADLKKAYKTYADLYENNLNNPKKSIVYYKLYCKLNDSLFSENIAQKFAQQQTLYETEKKEAEIKFLKQQEKISSIQLEEEKLIVQKRNYLLIASILVILSLCFGGYFYFSRQKIKAIQKQEQAVRETEENERLRIAKDIHDDLGSGLSKIKFLSEVIATKAENNPEIQSSIKSISETSVNLVDNMRDLIWALNPENTTLDSLIARIREYSRDYLNDFSMDVSLDFPENIPNYKISKEAHRNIFFMVKECLQNIVKHAKATDVYIQVVVTAEQLQITITDNGIGLDNQNKEGNGLRNIKYRAKIINAKATFNSIQTQGLEIKIDVPIQNIKKT; from the coding sequence ATGAAAAAACAATCTTTTTTTTTACTCCTTTATTTTACTTTAATAATTGGTAAAGCCCAAACCAATTCTTATCCAGATAGCTTATTGAGCGTTCTTAAAACATCTAAGGAAGACAGTGAGAAAGTAAAAACCCTGAATGAGCTGGCATGGGAATACAGTTCATCTGATCTCAAAAAAGCAAGAGCCTATGGTAAGAATTCCGTGGACTTAGCTACCAAATTAAACTTTTATAAAGGCCGTTCATCTGCTTACAATACCCTAGGAAACGTAGCCAGCGATGAAGGAAAAAACGATGAAGCTCTTGGGTTTTATTTATTATCGTTAAAAGATAAAGAAACGATAAAAGACAAGAAAGGGATTGCCACCGTAAACAATAACATTGGCATTATTTATAGGATAAAAGGTGAATTTAAACAAGCATTGAATTATTATAATACCGCATTAACCATCCGGCAGGAATTAAATAACAAACAAGGTATTGCCGATTGTTATAATAACATTGCCAACATCTACAGGGATGAATTAAGGTTTGATGAGGCTATTAATTATATGGAAAAATCTATTGAAATAAAATCTGAACTCGGTGATAAAAGAGGGATTGCTTTTACATATAATAACATGGCAACAATTTACGATGATAAATCTGATTTTACGCTTGCGCTGCAATACAATTACAAAGCGGCAAAATTTTTAGAGGAAATAAAAGATATAAATTCTTTAATAACTGTTTACAATAACATTGCTGTTATAAATAAAAAATTAAGAAATTATCCCGATGCGATAAAGTATAGTAAAATGGCACTTACCATTGCTGAAAAAGTTGGGAACAAATCTTACGCTGTTAATATATATACAAACCTTGGCGAAATATACTTGGACATAAAAAACGAAAAAGAAGCAAAAGCTAATTTTGAAAAAGGATTATCATTAGCTACCCAAACTGGGGAAAAGGATGACGAGGCTCAAATATATGAAGGTTTAGGTGCGTATTATGAGAATACAAATGATTTCAAAAGGGCCGAATTAAACTATACGCATGCCATTCAATTGGCAGAGCAGATGGGTAAGGCAAGAGATATAGCAAGGTATTCGTATGATTTAGCTACATTTTATTACAAACAAAAAGAAAATACTCTCGCAGAAAAATTGCTCAATAAAACAATCGGTATTTGCAAAAAAAACGGATTGAAAGCAGATCTGAAAAAAGCCTATAAAACATACGCTGATCTATATGAAAACAATTTAAATAACCCGAAAAAAAGTATTGTGTATTATAAACTTTACTGCAAACTCAACGACTCTTTATTCTCTGAAAATATTGCTCAAAAATTTGCACAGCAACAAACACTTTATGAAACCGAAAAAAAAGAAGCTGAAATAAAATTTTTAAAACAACAAGAAAAAATTAGTTCCATACAGTTGGAAGAAGAAAAGCTAATTGTGCAAAAAAGAAACTATTTATTAATTGCAAGCATCTTGGTTATTTTATCTCTTTGTTTTGGCGGCTATTTTTATTTTTCTCGACAAAAAATTAAAGCCATTCAAAAACAAGAACAAGCGGTTAGAGAAACCGAAGAAAATGAGCGTTTACGAATAGCAAAAGACATTCACGATGATTTAGGTTCTGGTCTTTCTAAAATTAAATTTCTTAGCGAAGTAATAGCAACAAAAGCAGAAAACAATCCAGAAATTCAATCGAGCATAAAATCTATATCCGAAACATCTGTAAATTTAGTAGATAATATGCGCGATTTAATTTGGGCATTGAACCCAGAAAACACAACCTTAGATAGTCTTATAGCGCGCATAAGAGAATATAGCAGAGATTACCTAAATGATTTTTCTATGGATGTATCACTCGATTTCCCTGAAAATATCCCAAACTATAAAATCTCTAAAGAGGCGCATCGAAATATTTTCTTTATGGTAAAAGAGTGTTTACAAAACATTGTAAAACATGCCAAAGCTACAGATGTATACATACAAGTGGTAGTTACTGCCGAGCAATTACAGATTACTATTACAGATAATGGTATTGGTTTAGATAATCAAAATAAAGAAGGTAATGGATTAAGAAATATTAAGTATAGAGCTAAAATTATTAATGCTAAAGCCACTTTTAATTCTATTCAAACCCAAGGACTTGAAATAAAAATTGACGTGCCTATTCAAAATATCAAAAAAACATAA
- a CDS encoding response regulator transcription factor, with amino-acid sequence MQITVGIIEDEKEIGESMMSLINESEGFSCIHIFENAQQALDKIPTLKLDVVLTDIHLPDKSGIECIIELKPKCPNTQFLMCTSFEDTESVFKALKAGATGYLTKTTQPSKLLNAIVDIYKGGSPMSSHIARKIVASFSNTDYNKELEKLSQREQEILQLLSKGLRYKEIADKLFVSTETVRTHIRNIYQKLQVNSRTDALNKVFKK; translated from the coding sequence ATGCAAATTACAGTTGGAATTATAGAAGATGAAAAAGAAATTGGCGAAAGCATGATGTCTCTTATTAATGAAAGTGAAGGCTTTTCATGCATCCATATTTTTGAAAATGCACAACAAGCTCTTGATAAAATCCCTACATTAAAATTAGATGTTGTGTTAACTGATATTCATCTTCCAGATAAATCAGGTATAGAATGTATTATTGAACTAAAACCTAAATGTCCTAATACACAATTTTTAATGTGTACTTCTTTTGAAGATACCGAATCTGTATTTAAGGCATTAAAAGCAGGAGCTACGGGTTATCTCACAAAAACTACGCAGCCATCTAAATTGTTAAATGCTATTGTTGATATATATAAAGGCGGCTCGCCAATGAGCAGCCATATTGCTCGAAAAATTGTAGCATCTTTTAGTAATACAGATTACAATAAAGAGCTTGAAAAATTGTCTCAGCGTGAACAAGAGATATTGCAATTACTTTCAAAAGGATTGCGCTATAAAGAAATTGCCGATAAACTTTTTGTGAGTACAGAAACCGTAAGAACTCATATACGCAACATATACCAAAAGCTACAGGTAAACTCAAGAACCGACGCTTTAAATAAAGTATTTAAAAAATAA
- a CDS encoding T9SS type A sorting domain-containing protein translates to MQHNSRVYAITNYNGNLYAGGSFDSAGSILSHRIAKWDGTAWSPLGTGTNGDVYTLAVYNGELYVGGEFSTAGGISINGIAKWNGTAWSALGTGNTGNGVYALAVYNGELYVGGSFTIAGGVAVNNIAKWNGTAWSVVGTGISGANNNVLSLAVYNGELYAGGSFTTAGGNSANNIAKWNGTVWSAVGTGGVNNYVRSLTNYNGELHVGGDFTTAGGNTANSVAKWNGSSWSTFGLGTNNSVQALTSYKGDLYVGGLFSQIDGNAINYLAKLNSSLAAIQEIILSSNFNIYPNPFHTTLFIETENIGSNTEFVLYDLLGKEVMKKVITNSRTELYRGDLPAGLYFYQLRTTTQIIKTGKVVIE, encoded by the coding sequence ATGCAACACAATAGCAGAGTTTATGCAATTACAAATTATAATGGTAATTTATATGCAGGTGGCAGCTTTGATTCAGCAGGTAGCATTCTTTCTCACCGCATTGCCAAATGGGACGGAACAGCTTGGTCTCCTTTAGGGACAGGAACAAATGGTGATGTTTATACATTAGCAGTTTATAACGGAGAACTTTATGTTGGAGGGGAGTTCAGCACTGCAGGAGGTATCTCAATTAACGGTATTGCTAAATGGAACGGAACAGCATGGTCTGCATTGGGAACAGGAAATACAGGAAATGGTGTTTATGCATTAGCTGTTTATAATGGAGAGTTGTATGTTGGTGGGAGTTTCACTATTGCAGGAGGCGTTGCCGTAAATAATATAGCCAAGTGGAATGGAACAGCGTGGTCGGTTGTGGGCACGGGAATATCAGGTGCGAATAACAATGTTTTATCATTAGCTGTTTATAATGGCGAATTGTATGCTGGTGGCAGTTTCACTACAGCAGGAGGCAATTCTGCGAATAATATTGCTAAATGGAATGGAACAGTATGGTCTGCTGTAGGGACTGGAGGTGTGAACAATTATGTTAGGTCATTAACTAATTATAATGGAGAGCTTCATGTCGGAGGTGATTTCACCACAGCAGGAGGAAATACTGCTAATAGTGTCGCTAAATGGAATGGTTCAAGTTGGAGCACTTTTGGACTAGGAACAAATAACTCAGTGCAAGCTTTAACATCTTATAAAGGAGATTTGTATGTAGGTGGTTTGTTTTCACAAATTGATGGTAATGCAATAAATTACCTTGCTAAATTAAACAGTAGCCTAGCAGCTATTCAAGAGATAATATTAAGTTCTAATTTCAATATCTACCCTAATCCTTTTCACACAACTTTATTTATCGAAACAGAAAACATTGGTTCAAACACGGAGTTTGTATTGTATGATTTGTTAGGCAAAGAAGTAATGAAAAAAGTAATTACAAATTCTCGTACCGAGCTCTACAGAGGTGACCTTCCTGCGGGTTTGTATTTTTACCAGCTTCGTACCACAACACAAATAATTAAAACAGGAAAGGTTGTGATTGAGTAA
- a CDS encoding WG repeat-containing protein — protein MKKLFTLSIGILSINAVCVGQGSADQWKYGSSNPTGTRYADFSPKDYSPAVAVKREKYEAPAKTMGIQPKKKGKLWGFADAHGKWLIQPQWPRSTNFGDNPSTIVYTSTNGNFAGGVIRVIDRDGKYLTGSYYMQGDDCHNEDDGEGHSWNYITAYKKPLKSGDTTNQMFIYNLATMDSILLPKGLEIDRKEFDGLRLCQYHSIRSVQYSTKIFAIIDVYNLKIMADNLEQYDHIDYPMSYFEVNTYIDTYTLNSNRIVVKKNNKYGYINIRGEVVIPLQYDNADWFRNGIADVEKDGVKFKIDVNGKKVE, from the coding sequence ATGAAAAAACTATTTACACTATCAATTGGCATCTTAAGCATCAATGCGGTATGTGTAGGACAAGGCAGTGCCGACCAATGGAAATACGGCTCAAGCAATCCCACAGGAACTAGGTATGCTGATTTTTCTCCGAAAGATTATAGTCCAGCCGTTGCAGTGAAAAGAGAGAAGTATGAAGCTCCTGCTAAAACTATGGGAATACAACCAAAAAAGAAAGGAAAACTTTGGGGGTTTGCTGACGCTCATGGCAAATGGTTAATTCAACCACAATGGCCACGATCTACTAATTTTGGAGATAATCCTAGCACTATTGTTTACACCTCAACAAATGGAAATTTTGCAGGAGGTGTTATAAGGGTAATTGACAGAGATGGAAAATATTTAACAGGAAGCTATTATATGCAAGGTGACGATTGTCACAATGAGGATGATGGAGAAGGTCACAGTTGGAACTACATTACGGCATATAAAAAACCTTTAAAAAGCGGTGACACAACTAATCAAATGTTTATTTATAATCTCGCTACAATGGACTCCATATTATTACCCAAAGGGTTAGAAATAGATCGAAAAGAATTTGATGGACTAAGGCTATGCCAGTATCATTCAATTAGGAGTGTGCAATACTCTACCAAAATATTTGCAATTATAGATGTTTATAATTTAAAGATTATGGCAGATAATTTAGAGCAATATGATCATATAGATTATCCTATGTCATATTTTGAAGTAAATACTTATATAGACACTTATACCTTAAATAGTAACAGGATAGTTGTAAAAAAGAATAACAAGTATGGATACATAAATATAAGGGGAGAAGTTGTAATCCCTTTGCAATATGATAATGCAGATTGGTTTAGAAATGGAATAGCCGATGTAGAAAAAGACGGAGTGAAGTTTAAGATAGATGTAAATGGTAAAAAGGTGGAGTAG
- a CDS encoding restriction endonuclease, whose protein sequence is MARKKANSDLPSFDELIIPTVKALKELGGSGTVEEINNKVYGIAKISDDILQIPHGDGGTTIEVDYRLAWSRTYLKKFGLLENSSRGIWALTKAGIDVNKLDYIEIVRVVREQVKPNLPKTKTDTEIVEKIVQKFIEETFNPEEWKERLLNVLYKIKPDAFERLSQRLLRESGFFQVEVTGKAGDGGIDGKGIVRVNGLLSFYVIFQCKRYKGSVTPKDMREFRGAMIGRDVKGLFITTGTFTKEAIKEATRDGAPPIDLVDGNLLCDKLKEFNLGVETKLTETVEIKNEWLKNL, encoded by the coding sequence ATGGCACGAAAAAAAGCAAATAGCGACCTACCATCTTTTGACGAATTGATTATCCCAACAGTTAAAGCTCTTAAAGAATTAGGGGGCTCTGGGACAGTTGAAGAAATTAATAATAAAGTTTACGGTATTGCAAAAATTTCGGACGACATTTTACAAATTCCACATGGTGATGGAGGAACAACAATTGAAGTTGATTATAGACTTGCTTGGAGTAGAACTTATCTCAAAAAATTTGGACTTCTTGAAAACTCATCTCGCGGAATTTGGGCATTAACAAAAGCTGGCATAGATGTTAATAAACTGGACTACATCGAAATTGTAAGAGTTGTAAGGGAACAAGTCAAGCCAAATTTACCCAAAACAAAAACTGATACGGAGATAGTTGAAAAAATTGTGCAAAAGTTTATAGAAGAGACATTTAATCCAGAAGAGTGGAAAGAAAGACTTTTAAATGTTCTTTACAAAATAAAACCTGACGCATTTGAGCGTTTATCTCAAAGACTTTTAAGGGAAAGTGGTTTTTTTCAAGTAGAAGTTACTGGAAAAGCTGGTGACGGAGGAATTGACGGAAAAGGAATTGTTCGAGTAAACGGACTTTTAAGTTTCTATGTAATTTTTCAATGCAAACGTTACAAAGGCTCCGTGACACCGAAAGATATGAGAGAATTTAGAGGCGCAATGATTGGCAGAGATGTAAAAGGGTTATTTATTACGACTGGAACTTTTACCAAAGAAGCAATTAAAGAAGCGACGAGAGATGGTGCGCCACCAATTGACTTAGTAGACGGCAATCTTCTTTGCGACAAATTAAAGGAATTTAACTTAGGTGTTGAAACAAAATTAACCGAGACAGTAGAAATAAAAAATGAATGGTTAAAGAATTTGTAA
- a CDS encoding LuxR C-terminal-related transcriptional regulator yields the protein MKKSLLGKLSQREQEVVPLLADGLRYKEIAESLCLSTETIRTHVRNIYKKLEVSSRTEALNKIYKRVS from the coding sequence ATGAAAAAATCTTTACTTGGAAAATTATCTCAGCGTGAGCAAGAGGTTGTTCCACTTCTGGCAGATGGATTACGCTATAAAGAAATTGCCGAAAGCCTTTGTTTAAGTACCGAAACCATTAGAACCCATGTACGCAACATCTATAAAAAATTAGAAGTTAGTTCGCGCACAGAAGCATTAAATAAAATTTATAAAAGAGTGTCCTAA